In Carya illinoinensis cultivar Pawnee chromosome 9, C.illinoinensisPawnee_v1, whole genome shotgun sequence, the following are encoded in one genomic region:
- the LOC122277420 gene encoding UDP-glucuronic acid decarboxylase 1 yields the protein MKQLHKQSSINHRRDEEMSMGPNAPYSPKALKHPRSLPIPRSINYLFKEQRLLFILVGILIGSTFFILQPTLSRFGPSEPNSFSVPRSFSSGLSQRDQVSDSAQYPTINHGKLGRVPAGILRKRSRIVVTGGAGFVGSHLVDKLLDRGDDVIVIDNFFTGRKENLVHRFGNPRFELIRHDVVEPILLEVDQIYHLACPASPVHYKYNPVKTIKTNVMGTLNMLGLAKRIGARFLLTSTSEVYGDPLEHPQKETYWGNVNPIGERSCYDEGKRTAETLAMDYHRGADVEVRIARIFNTYGPRMCLDDGRVVSNFVAQAIRKQPLTVYGDGKQTRSFQYVSDLVNGLVALMESEHVGPFNLGNPGEFTMLELAEVVKETIDSSATIEFRPNTADDPHKRKPDISKAKELLNWEPKISLREGLPLMVSNFQNRILNEDEGKGLK from the exons ATGAAACAGTTGCACAAACAATCCAGCATTAATCACAGACGAGACGAGGAGATGTCCATGGGTCCAAACGCGCCATACTCGCCCAAAGCCCTCAAACACCCCAGATCCCTTCCCATCCCCAGATCTATAAACTACCTCTTTAAAGAACAGAggctcctcttcatcctcgTCGGCATTCTTATTGGCTCCACATTCTTCATTCTCCAACCAACGCTGTCCCGCTTCGGCCCGTCCGAACCTAACTCCTTTTCCGTCCCTCGCTCCTTCTCTTCCGGTCTGTCCCAACGCGACCAAGTCTCTGACTCCGCTCAATATCCTACCATTAATCATGGCAAGCTTGGGCGGGTCCCGGCCGGGATCCTACGGAAGAGATCGAGGATTGTGGTCACCGGTGGTGCCGGATTCGTCGGCAGCCACCTCGTCGATAAGCTTCTCGACAGAGGGGACGATGTGATTGTCATCGATAATTTCTTCACCGGGAGGAAGGAAAATTTGGTTCATCGTTTTGGGAATCCGAGGTTCGAGCTTATCCGCCACGACGTCGTGGAGCCGATACTTCTTGAGGTGGATCAGATCTACCACTTGGCTTGCCCGGCCTCGCCCGTTCATTATAAGTATAATCCCGTCAAGACCATT AAGACTAATGTGATGGGTACCCTGAATATGTTGGGCCTGGCAAAGAGAATTGGAGCAAGGTTTTTGCTTACGAGTACGAGTGAGGTTTATGGCGACCCACTTGAGCATCCCCAGAAAGAGACTTATTGGGGAAACGTGAATCCAATAG GTGAGAGGAGCTGCTACGACGAAGGAAAGCGGACAGCCGAAACGTTAGCAATGGATTATCACCGAGGTGCAGATGTTGAG GTCCGTATTGCTCGCATTTTTAATACATATGGACCTCGTATGTGTTTAGATGATGGGCGTGTTGTTAGCAACTTTGTTGCTCAG GCGATTCGCAAACAACCATTAACAGTATATGGTGATGGAAAGCAAACCCGAAGCTTCCAATATGTGTCTGACCTG GTCAATGGACTGGTAGCATTAATGGAAAGTGAACATGTGGGGCCTTTTAACCTGGGTAACCCAGGGGAGTTCACCATGCTTGAGCTTGCAGAG GTTGTCAAGGAAACAATTGATTCAAGTGCTACAATAGAATTTAGACCAAATACTGCTGATGATCCGCATAAGAGGAAACCAGATATTAGTAAAGCAAAGGAGCTGCTGAACTGGGAGCCAAAAATCTCACTTAGAGAGGGGCTGCCACTTATGGTGAGTAATTTCCAGAACCGCATTTTGAATGAAGACGAAGGAAAAGGGTTGAAATAG
- the LOC122275000 gene encoding protein SODIUM POTASSIUM ROOT DEFECTIVE 1-like isoform X2, whose protein sequence is MKRRDIFCASQASTAICLSMEQASSCSSSSTIKLGGKTIDRHNPIIGDSRRSARALSAPCASQLPPIDPKPYHQLQNQKTKKISSSKPRDQRTKISSKTSDQKKKNSTVTKPNDHLINKNSPHLQAADIIRKIWGKQDDLIGTPASSRYLLSDTAYFDGLSDYDPVFSLVPVAEKKKTPAVNDQDESSVSKPASSSSRPKSPSSDQVVVLRVSLHCKGCEGKLRKHLSRMEGKIWRPCHKFLML, encoded by the exons atgaaaagaagagATATCTTCTGTGCATCTCAAGCCTCAACAGCTATATGTCTGAGCATGGAGCAAGCATCCTCCTGCTCCTCTTCTTCCACCATTAAACTCGGCGGCAAAACCATCGACCGCCATAACCCCATCATTGGAGATTCAAGAAGAAGCGCCAGAGCTCTCTCCGCTCCATGCGCTTCTCAGCTGCCGCCCATCGATCCCAAACCTTACCACCAGCTCCAAAACCAAAAGACCAAGAAAATCTCTTCTTCGAAGCCAAGAGACCAACGCACGAAAATCTCTTCCAAGACAAGtgatcaaaagaagaagaatagtaCTGTAACCAAGCCGAATGATCACCTTATTAACAAGAACTCTCCTCATCTGCAGGCAGCTGATATTATACGGAAGATCTGGGGTAAACAGGATGATTTAATCGGTACTCCTGCTTCGTCGAGATATTTGTTGAGCGACACTGCATACTTCGATGGGTTGTCGGATTACGACCCGGTCTTCTCGTTGGTTCCGGTTGCAGAAAAGAAGAAGACTCCAGCTGTAAATGATCAAGATGAATCCTCTGTTTCAAAACCTGCCTCTTCGTCTTCTCGCCCAAAATCTCCTTCGTCCGATCAG GTTGTGGTCTTGAGGGTGTCACTCCACTGCAAAGGCTGTGAAGGAAAACTGAGGAAACATCTATCTAGAATGGAAG gcAAAATTTGGAGGCCATGCCACAAGTTTCTGATGTTGTAA
- the LOC122275000 gene encoding protein SODIUM POTASSIUM ROOT DEFECTIVE 1-like isoform X1: protein MKRRDIFCASQASTAICLSMEQASSCSSSSTIKLGGKTIDRHNPIIGDSRRSARALSAPCASQLPPIDPKPYHQLQNQKTKKISSSKPRDQRTKISSKTSDQKKKNSTVTKPNDHLINKNSPHLQAADIIRKIWGKQDDLIGTPASSRYLLSDTAYFDGLSDYDPVFSLVPVAEKKKTPAVNDQDESSVSKPASSSSRPKSPSSDQVVVLRVSLHCKGCEGKLRKHLSRMEGVTSFNIDFAAKKVTIMGDVTPLGVLESVSKVKNAQFWPAAISSTSASAAAANGQLMWKSRNKESFT from the exons atgaaaagaagagATATCTTCTGTGCATCTCAAGCCTCAACAGCTATATGTCTGAGCATGGAGCAAGCATCCTCCTGCTCCTCTTCTTCCACCATTAAACTCGGCGGCAAAACCATCGACCGCCATAACCCCATCATTGGAGATTCAAGAAGAAGCGCCAGAGCTCTCTCCGCTCCATGCGCTTCTCAGCTGCCGCCCATCGATCCCAAACCTTACCACCAGCTCCAAAACCAAAAGACCAAGAAAATCTCTTCTTCGAAGCCAAGAGACCAACGCACGAAAATCTCTTCCAAGACAAGtgatcaaaagaagaagaatagtaCTGTAACCAAGCCGAATGATCACCTTATTAACAAGAACTCTCCTCATCTGCAGGCAGCTGATATTATACGGAAGATCTGGGGTAAACAGGATGATTTAATCGGTACTCCTGCTTCGTCGAGATATTTGTTGAGCGACACTGCATACTTCGATGGGTTGTCGGATTACGACCCGGTCTTCTCGTTGGTTCCGGTTGCAGAAAAGAAGAAGACTCCAGCTGTAAATGATCAAGATGAATCCTCTGTTTCAAAACCTGCCTCTTCGTCTTCTCGCCCAAAATCTCCTTCGTCCGATCAG GTTGTGGTCTTGAGGGTGTCACTCCACTGCAAAGGCTGTGAAGGAAAACTGAGGAAACATCTATCTAGAATGGAAG GAGTGACGTCCTTCAACATAGACTTTGCAGCGAAAAAGGTGACAATTATGGGGGATGTGACCCCGTTAGGCGTCCTGGAAAGTGTATCAAAGGTGAAGAATGCACAGTTTTGGCCAGCTGCAATTTCATCTACTTCCgcttctgctgctgctgcaaatGGTCAACTAATGTGGAAATcaagaaataaagaaagctTTACCTGA